The following proteins are co-located in the Silene latifolia isolate original U9 population chromosome 1, ASM4854445v1, whole genome shotgun sequence genome:
- the LOC141611911 gene encoding protein S-acyltransferase 21, translating into MARRHGWELPAHYLQILAITVYLLLAVAFYAFYAPFVAKEAVYEYVATGVYTFLALGVLILYARCTAIDPADPGILVPPDRTARSQCETSLPGDASSIEEPCKSVVAERGETYRPSFCAKVAGIFCFCLVREDCRKDEETPQQPSSEEEALFCTLCNAEVRKYSKHCRSCDKCVDGFDHHCRWLNNCVGKKNYASFVCLMAISLLWLLAECGIGVWVFVRCFVFKKVVENQITERLGDGFTRPPFASVVGFCTFLSFLAIVPLSELFFFHIILIRKGITTYEYVIAMRTQSEPPGPSVGGEELQSLPSSPTSSAVTAISGRSSVGIGLQYKGAWCTPPRIFQDEIEHLEPSRVPSTVDPDTLQPGDKGKKVAHRPVRISAWKLAKLDSNEAAKAAAKARASSSVLRPVSSRPQPYDSDQLSSSNVSVRSSPTSIKSGFQNRIFSRSGLPRISSSAKSSYPPSRASREDIETCAHSVSQLGSPNPSNMDRFNPIYQSSANQSPLSSRAGDPSPARIPLKMKESSAGEGTKKSVYWDPEAGRFVSANTRALASSSVGPRTELTYTGQSIFFGGPLVNDNSTGSARSRGGLGIGGSGDRESGRYFQQGRSQRGDQLPVFLPTSDSQEGQLPPELP; encoded by the exons ATATTGGCGATTACAGTATATCTTCTGCTAGCTGTTGCATTCTACGCCTTTTATGCACCCTTTGTTGCTAAGGAGGCTGTCTACGAATATGTGGCTACTGGTGTTTATACCTTTTTG GCTCTAGGGGTACTAATTCTTTATGCTAGATGCACAGCTATTGATCCAGCTGATCCTGGTATTCTAGTTCCGCCTGATAGAACCGCTAGATCACAATGTGAAACCAGTTTACCAG GTGATGCATCTTCAATAGAAGAGCCATGCAAATCGGTGGTGGCCGAAAGAGGAGAGACTTATCGTCCAAGTTTCTGCGCTAAAGTTGCGGGAATTTTTTGTTTCTGTCTTGTCCGTGAGGATTGTCGAAAAGATGAGGAAACTCCTCAGCAGCCATCATCTGAAGAAGAGGCTTTATTCTGCACTCTGTGCAATGCTGAG GTGCGAAAATATAGCAAGCACTGCAGAAGTTGCGACAAGTGTGTTGATGGGTTTGATCATCATTGTCGG TGGTTGAATAATTGCGTTGGGAAAAAAAATTATGCAAGCTTTGTGTGCCTGATGGCAATAAGCCTTCTCTGG CTTCTTGCTGAATGTGGAATTGGAGTTTGGGTCTTTGTTCGTTGCTTTGTTTTCAAAAAGGTTGTCGAAAATCAGATAACCGAGAGGCTTGGAGATGGATTCACACGCCCTCCTTTTGCGTCAGTGGTG GGCTTCTGTACATTTCTCTCCTTTTTGGCAATTGTGCCCTTGAGCGAACTATTCTTCTTCCACATCATTCTCATCAGAAAG GGAATCACAACATATGAGTATGTTATTGCCATGCGAACACAAAGTGAACCACCAGGACCTTCAGTTGGTGGTGAAGAACTACAAAGCCTGCCATCCTCCCCAACTAGTTCTGCGGTCACTGCTATCAGTGGACGAAGCTCTGTTGGAATTGGCTTGCAATACAAAGGTGCTTGGTGTACTCCACCTAGAATCTTCCAG GATGAAATTGAGCATCTAGAACCCAGCCGTGTGCCGTCCACAGTGGATCCGGACACTCTCCAACCAGGTGATAAGGGTAAAAAGGTGGCCCATCGCCCCGTGAGGATTAGTGCCTGGAAGCTCGCCAAACTAGACTCTAACGAGGCAGCTAAAGCAGCTGCAAAAGCTCGAGCATCGTCATCTGTTCTCCGCCCGGTTAGTTCCCGCCCCCAACCCTATGACAGTGATCAGTTATCAAGCAGCAATGTAAGCGTCAGAAGCAGTCCTACTAGCATCAAATCAGGATTTCAGAACCGAATATTTTCCCGATCCGGGCTCCCGAGAATATCTTCTTCAGCCAAGAGCTCTTATCCACCTAGCCGAGCGAGCCGGGAAGACATTGAAACATGTGCCCATAGTGTGAGCCAGTTAGGGAGCCCCAATCCGTCAAACATGGACCGCTTTAACCCCATCTACCAGTCATCAGCTAACCAATCACCTTTGTCTTCAAGAGCCGGTGACCCGAGCCCAGCACGAATACCACTGAAGATGAAGGAATCGAGTGCCGGTGAAGGAACAAAAAAGTCGGTTTACTGGGACCCAGAAGCCGGAAGATTTGTCTCGGCCAACACCAGAGCTTTGGCTTCTTCCTCTGTGGGCCCTAGGACGGAGCTCACGTACACTGGTCAATCTATTTTCTTTGGTGGCCCCTTAGTGAATGATAATTCCACAGGTAGTGCGAGAAGTAGGGGAGGTTTGGGAATAGGAGGATCAGGAGATAGAGAAAGTGGGCGGTATTTTCAGCAAGGCAGATCACAGAGAGGCGATCAGCTTCCCGTGTTTTTGCCCACTAGTGATTCTCAGGAGGGCCAGTTGCCTCCTGAGTTGCCCTGA